The genomic region AAACGGTGCACCCTGCCGAAGGCAAGCCTTTCGAATACTTTGAAGACGAGGAAGAAAACCGCATTCTTCTTTTACTTAAAGACGAACTTCCCGCAGTCAAGGCTCTGGTTCTTTCAAATTTAAAACCTAAAAAGGCGGCGAAAATAATCGACCTTATGGAAGCGGATGATAAAAAAGAAACAGTAATGCGCCTTGCAAAAATGCAATCCATTTCACCTGAAGTTTTGCGGCGCGTGGACAGGACGATGCGAGAAAAAGTTTCCGCCATAGCGACTGAAAGATCGAATGCGCTCGACGGACGAGGAGCCCTGGTGCAGATTTTAAAAAAGATGTCTCCTAAAGCCGAAAACGACATACTTCAAAACCTTGCCGAAGGCGAACCTGAACTCGAAAAAGAACTGAGAAAGCAGCTTTTTACTTTGGACGACATAGTCAACGCCGACGACCGTTTTATACAAGAGCAGCTGCATAAAATGGACGACGATAAAATCGCCGTCCTCATCGCAGGGAAACCCGACGGTTTTAGAAAAAAAATACTTTATAACGTGTCAAAGACAAGAGGCGATATAATTCTGGAAACGGAACAGCTGAAAAAAACCGTCACGCGCGCAGACAGCGATAAAATTACTTCGGCTTTTATGAACGTCATGCGCAGCGCGTATGAAGAGGGAAAATTCATGATAAAGGGCAGAAACGATGAAATTTACGTCTGATTCAAAATATAAAAATTGGACGGTTATTTCCGTCCGCGATATTCCCGACTGCGCTTCAAGCGGAATTTATCTTCGCCATAACGGCACGGGTCTCGAAGTTTTTCATCTTTTAAATGACGACGAAGAAAATCTGTTCGCATTTTCATTCAGAACGCCGCCGGAAGACTCGGCCGGAGAGGCTCACATACTCGAACACTCCGTTCTGTGCGGCTCGCAAAAATATCCCTTAAAAGATCCGTTCGTAAGGCTTATAAACCAGAGCATAAAGACGTTTCTCAACGCTATGACTTTCCCGGACAAAACAGTGTTCCCCGCAAGTTCCCAAGTAAAGGCGGACTATTTTAACCTTATGAGCGTATACGGAGATGCCGTGTTTTTTCCCCGCCTCGATCCTGAAATTTTTTTGCAGGAAGCCCATCGGCTGGAAATCGATAAAAACGGAAACTATTCCATCCAAGGCGTAGTCTACAACGAGATGAAAGGCAATTATTCCTCCTTCGATTCCGTTGCAGGCGACGCCGCAGTAAAGAGTCTGTTCCCAAACACGGTGTATTCGCTTGACTCAGGCGGCGATCCTCTAATAATTCCGAACATAACACATGCGAAGCTTAAAAATTTCCACGAAAAATACTACCGGACGGATAATTGTTTAGTGTTCTTATACGGAAATATTCCTACGGAAGAACAGCTTGACTTTATTGAAAAAGAATTTCTTCACCGCATAGAAAAACAAACCTTCGACGAAACGGAGATTCACTCAAGCAGGGCGCAAGAAAAATTTTCACTCGACGCCGTATTATCGCGTGAAACGGTCAGTCCGTTTTCCAAACCCATATTCGTGGAAGAAAAAGGTCCGTCGTCGGCAAATAATACGCACGGTGCAACGGTTATGGAAAACTGGCTCTTGTGTCCGTCCTGCGATCTAAAAAGTTACATGGAATGCATATTTCTTTCGGAAGTCATATGCGGACATGACGGCTCTCCTCTCACTCGCACTCTTCTTGAGTCCGGTTTGGGCGAAGACATCGCTCCCAACAGCGGGCTTTACAGTGAAATGCACGATCTTATGTTCACAGTAGGGCTCAGAGGCGTAGAATCTTCAAACATCCGCGAAGTTGAAAGACTGATATTTAAAACGCTCAACGAATTATCGTCAGGAGAGATACCTAAAAGCGACATAGATTCAGCTTTGATGTCGGTTAACTTTGCAAACCGTGAAGTAAGAAGAGCCGGAGGACCTTATTCGCTTGTTCTTCTGCGCAGGGCTCTTC from Treponema parvum harbors:
- a CDS encoding flagellar motor switch protein FliG — encoded protein: MDLNEHRLDAYKNAAKKHAETDRASDAAVRTAAAALTSGGLLKVTETKNKDGSDSVYRRVAKFLLLIGVDEAAKILPYLSETQTEKIIPEIASIRTVGDDEAAAILAEFQALIQRSKEGGGIETAKNILSKAFGSERASKMIEKTVHPAEGKPFEYFEDEEENRILLLLKDELPAVKALVLSNLKPKKAAKIIDLMEADDKKETVMRLAKMQSISPEVLRRVDRTMREKVSAIATERSNALDGRGALVQILKKMSPKAENDILQNLAEGEPELEKELRKQLFTLDDIVNADDRFIQEQLHKMDDDKIAVLIAGKPDGFRKKILYNVSKTRGDIILETEQLKKTVTRADSDKITSAFMNVMRSAYEEGKFMIKGRNDEIYV